DNA from bacterium:
GTAGACATCGGCGCTCTGCCAGAGGTAGTTGGCCTGGAGGTAGTGACGGTCGGTGAGGCTGTAGCGGATGCCCATGCCGTGCAGTAGCTCGTGGGGGGTGAGGGTGGCGGTGCCCTCGGCGGGGTTGATGAGGTTGGCGTGGTAGCTCAGGGCGTACCCGAGCCCCAGGCGATCCCACGACCAGTCGATGCCGCCGTCGAGGCCCAGGTAGCTGCGGTTGCTGAGGCTGGCCGCGACGGGGCTGACGAACAGGTTGAAGCCCGAAAAGGGGAGCATGCCGTTGAGCTTGAACTCGGCGCCCGAGGCCGATGCGCCGATGAGGGGCACGCCGAAGAGGGTGCTCGCGAGGCCGGTGCCCGAAGCCGCCACGAAGTACATGTCCTGGCGGTAGCGGGCGTCCCAGCCGACGGTCCAGCCCTGGAAGGTGCCGATGGGGCCGCGGAGGCCGACCTCGGCGAGGGGGCCCATGTTGGCGAGCAACTGGAGACCGTCGGTGATGCGGGCCTGGACCGAGAGCTGGCCGCCCATGAGTCCCGAGCCGTTGGTGGGATAAGTGACGGCGCCGCCGAGCAGGTTGAGGTCCACGTCGCCGGGGCGGCTCAGATAGCGCGGGGCGATGTTGAGGCCGCCCGTGCTGAGGCTGTTCTCGAGCCTTTCGGATTGGGCTCCGGCAGGCAGGGCGATGCTCAGACCGAGGGTGGCGGCGAGCATGAGGCTCGCCGCGGTGCGAGAGGCGTGATGGTTGCGCATGTGTTTCCTACTCACCTATTGCACCTCGTTGATGAAGTCGAAGGTCTCGGATCCCGAGGCCACGAGGGTCCCGTTGCTGACTGCGAGGCCCGCAGATGCCTGACCGGCGAACGCCTTATCCGCCAACTGAAGGGGGATGCTCTTCTCGAGGATGGCGTACTCGTAGTAGGCGATGGGGACGTCGAGCGACGAGCTCGCATCCACGGTGATCTGCTGGGTGTCCTGGTAGCCGTAGGCACGGACCCGGTAGGTCGTGTTGGCTTTCAGGCTGGTGAACCGGACCTGGCCGTTGAAGGCCTGGTGGTTGTCCAATTCCAGCTTGACGGGCGCGCCCCCGTCCAGGACAGGGGTCTCGACCTCGTTTGCGACAGTGTAGAGCTCGAGGACGACGCGGGTGACGTCTGCCTGTTTCCAGGGCTCGACGCCGCTGCTGCCCTGGACCGTGCGCTCCGAGGCGATCCGGGGGGTCAGGACGAGGGTCGTCGTGCCGGCGGAGGGCTGAGCGATAGGGGCCGCGCAGCCGGCGAGGACGCCAGCGACGAGCAGCGAGGAGAGCGTGATGTTGTTCATTTTCATGGTTCCTTCCTCGCTCAACTAAGGAGGGGAGATCTCGATCGAGACGGTCGCGCCGGGGAGCACGTCATCTAGTCCCACCACGACCTCGGTCGAACCCGACGCCAAAAAGCCCCCGTGGCTCTTACGGGCCTCGACTTCGACCCGGTAAGTGGTGTTGGGCTTCAGGTTGTACAGGTAGAAGTCCTTCAACACGCCCGGAACGAGCTGGGTCGAGTTGGGAACCAGGTCAGGCGCGTGGAGCGAGGTGATGAAGGTCTCGATCTGGCTACCGCTCCCGTTCACGAGCACGCGGACGGAGGTGCTTGCGGCGAAGACGGTGTTCATGAGCTTGATGGGGAGCGTGCCGAGGGAGAGGGTCTCATCGCCGAGAACCGGGAGATTTACCTGCGAGCTCACGTCGTCGCTGATGAGGGTGTTGCTCATGTTGTAGGCCCGCGCGATGACGCGGTATCGCTTGTTGGGCTTGAGGTTGGCGAAGCGAATCTTCTTGTTGAACGCGATGCTCGGCGAAGCCTGGGTGAGCATGAGGACGCCCGTGGCGGTCGAGTCGGTGGCGAGCCCCGTCACCGCGTCGATGTTCTTGTAGATGGGGAAGCCGAAGGGGCTCTCCTCAACGTAGGGGGTGATGCTCAGGGAGGCGATGTCAGCGGCCTTGTAGACGGGTCTGATTGCCTGGACGTGGCGTGCTTCCTCAAGCCGAGGGGTCAGCTCGATGACGGCCGTGCGCTCGTGGGTGTCAGGAGCGCCGACCGCGCCGGGGCGCACGGTGGCACAGCCGAGCAGGACGAGGCCCGAGAGGCCCGCGAGAGGGAGGGCGAGGTGTTGCTTCACGGATGCGCCTCCTTAATTATCCAGCACTTCGACGCTCATCGACGCGGGGTCGGTGGTCGTGAGGCTGCCGGTGGCGATCGCGATGGAGGCCGTGGCCTGGCCGTTGAAGCCGCGGTTGAGGAGGCCGACCGGGAGCTTCGCGAGGGTCGGACGATCGTTGTAGGCGATGGCCAAGGTCACCGAGGAGCTGGCGTCGTCGCTGATCTTGTGGTCATCGTCGGTGTAGGCCTTGGCGAGGATGCGGTAGGTGGTGTTGGGGTGCAGCTTGACGAACTGCACGGGGATCCGGTGGTTGGTGACCGTGGCCTGCTTCAGCGGGGTGTTCTCGCCGTCGCGGTAGAGCTCGACGATCACCCGATCCACGCTGCTCTCGTCGTAGGGGCGCACCTCGGGCATCGTCTGCACGAGTCGGCCGCTGTTGAAGGTGGGCTGGATTTCGAGGGTGGCGGTGCCTTCGCCGGTGAAAGGGGCGAGTGAGGCGCAGCCCGCAAGCAGTGCCGCCGCCGTCA
Protein-coding regions in this window:
- a CDS encoding carboxypeptidase regulatory-like domain-containing protein, whose protein sequence is MRNHHASRTAASLMLAATLGLSIALPAGAQSERLENSLSTGGLNIAPRYLSRPGDVDLNLLGGAVTYPTNGSGLMGGQLSVQARITDGLQLLANMGPLAEVGLRGPIGTFQGWTVGWDARYRQDMYFVAASGTGLASTLFGVPLIGASASGAEFKLNGMLPFSGFNLFVSPVAASLSNRSYLGLDGGIDWSWDRLGLGYALSYHANLINPAEGTATLTPHELLHGMGIRYSLTDRHYLQANYLWQSADVYGLANQQILVGGGMRLFGETRKPAPVPVAVATPAPTPIPTPAPVATPVTQRVVLEGRFVHSLSEGGNPGTPLTARLKYRKPGTKGFEKVEATTQTDAQGNFRFEDLPLGEYQVFFKDEGRLGNVVDVAVGDAVKVKPGITRSEIDIAWDEQSFKAQLAGKTQTIDWADKLGVEDAVYQGLLRGTTGSQQLEFLNFPEKVGPQSEGSFTLSEAIKAEKVYYVIKYWKKDGLFNAETFYGQSKPIELKLP